The genomic window TACGACCTCGACGCACCCGTCACCGAGGTCACCGTGCCCGGCAGTCAAGGGCTCTTCGACCTTGCCCGACGCCTCAGCGACAAGGACTCCCTGAGCTTGCGCGACGTGGGCAAGCTCTATGCGCAGGGTGTATTGCTGCCGCAGTTCGTGGGAACGGCATCGCAGATCGCCGACCAGATCGAGGAAGGTTTCACCGGCGGAGAGGCCGACGGTTACATCCTGTCCGCCGCCCAAGCGCCGGGAACGTTCATCGACTTCGTCGATTTCGTCGTGCCGGAACTGCAGCGCCGCGGGCTGTTCCGCACCGAGTACACGGGAACGACGCTGCGCGATCATCTCGGACTCGCCGACGCGAGCCTGTCGCCCGCGCAGCGCCAGGTTCGTGTGGGGGCGTAGCCGGACTGAAGCTGACACCCCTTTTACCGACCCAGCACCCCCGTTCTGATCAGAGCAGGGGTGCTAGGTCCGTAAAAGGGGTGCTGGGTTCGCTCCCCGAAGACGTTTCGGCTGCCGCGAATGGGGTATTGATCCGGTTCGCGGTAACCGAGACACGGCTACGGGTAGGGGATATGTCATGCGTTTCGTCACTTTGATCGTTCTGGTTTGGCTGATCATCGGCGGTGTCGCCGTCTTCCAGCGCGGGTACTTCGACAGTGCACCCGAGAACTGTGCCGGCGTCGGCACGATCGCCTTGACGGTGGTTGCAGGCCCGCTGAACTACGCAGGCGTCAACCCCGAGGTGAAGGACTGCGAGCTCCCGCAGCCGAGCCAGTAGAGCCCCTCATGGATGTGCCACCGCAACTGTCCAACCGTTGCGGTGGCACACCCATGTTGTAACGAGCTACCCGCCGCCGTTGTTCGGGTTGGTGCAGATCGTTCCTTCACAGGGGACGTCGGTGCCGTCGCCGTTCGGGTTCTCCATATCGGTTCCGCCGTTCTCCGAAGGATCGGTACCAGCGCCACTGTTCGGATTGGTACAGATCGTTCCCTCGCACGGAACGAGTGAGCCGTCGCCGTTCGGGTTGGGAATGGCATTGGGGTCAGGGTTGTAACTCCCAGCTGGGCAGCCAGGATCCTGATTGTTGGCGCAATACACGGGACTGAGGTTGTTGCCGGTCGATCCATCCGCGCCCTGCTGGCCGGGCGCCGGAGCGGGTGCGGGGGCCGGAGCGGGCACCGTCGTCGTCGTCGTGGTGGGTGCGGCCGAGGACGAAGTCGTCGTGGAGCTGGTGGTAGTGGACGTTGTGGTCGTAGTGCTGCTCTCGTCGCTTCCGCATGCCGACAGGGTCAGCAACGCCATAGCTGCGCAGGCAGTGAGCCATCGATTCATGGGAGTACCTTCCGACGATCGGAAACTCGGCGCGCGTCGAACACTGTGAATTCACCCGAAACGGACGAGCGTGACGTTCGTCGCCGAGCACGTCACCGGTGGCACCTACGGACCTACGCTTGACGGGTGATCCGTCGGAACGTCCTGATCGTGTTGGCCCTCGTGCTGCCGGTTCTGGTTGTGTCCGTGGTGGGGGTTGGCGGGTATTTGACGTTCACGAGAGCGAACGACGATCCGATCAGCCGCGCCGACGCGATCATCGTGCTCGGTGGTGAACACGATGGCCGGGAGGCGTACGGCATCTCGTTGGCCGAACAAGGCGTCGCCGACACGGTTGTGCTGTCGGATCCGTACGGGCAAGCCGATTCCACGATGAAGAAGTACTGCGGTAAACAGACCGACACCTACACCGTGTTGTGCGAGGACCCGGTACCGAGTACGACGCGCGGTGAGGCGATCTTCACCGAAAAGCTCGCGCAGGAGCGTGGATGGGATCACGTGATCGTCATCAGTTGGCGGTATCACCTGCCCCGAGCT from Rhodococcus sp. P1Y includes these protein-coding regions:
- a CDS encoding YdcF family protein; the encoded protein is MIRRNVLIVLALVLPVLVVSVVGVGGYLTFTRANDDPISRADAIIVLGGEHDGREAYGISLAEQGVADTVVLSDPYGQADSTMKKYCGKQTDTYTVLCEDPVPSTTRGEAIFTEKLAQERGWDHVIVISWRYHLPRAQYIFGQCFGGDVTMVAVPRTYNFSLVHWEYTYLYQLAGFAKAAVQGDCQNLR